One Myxococcales bacterium genomic region harbors:
- a CDS encoding cytochrome c, whose product MFQSRTIAALVAGAGAALMFALSGCSSDDTTGDAGSTTSGLSQAYQNNCARCHGATGLGSGQFPKIPGSKDEAAFIAFVRAGSPRGTMTAYSASQISDADLKADYLWLTTKR is encoded by the coding sequence ATGTTCCAATCACGCACGATCGCCGCGCTCGTGGCCGGCGCTGGCGCCGCCCTCATGTTCGCTCTCTCGGGCTGCAGCTCCGACGACACCACGGGAGACGCCGGCAGCACGACGAGCGGCCTCTCGCAGGCCTACCAGAACAACTGCGCGCGCTGCCACGGCGCCACGGGCCTCGGCTCCGGCCAGTTCCCGAAGATCCCCGGCTCGAAGGACGAGGCGGCGTTCATCGCGTTCGTGCGCGCGGGCAGCCCCCGAGGCACCATGACGGCCTACAGCGCGTCGCAAATCTCGGACGCGGACCTCAAGGCCGACTACCTCTGGCTCACGACCAAGCGCTGA